From a single Paenibacillus sp. FSL W8-0426 genomic region:
- a CDS encoding universal stress protein, which produces MLKRILVAVDGSEHARRALEAAADLAESLKEPARLTLLHVNPSVSLNEPALGVDLDARIADEGRQVVDALQERLSKRSVAYETLLTGGDPVAEICRVAGEQAYDLIVMGTGGKKRLSEMIMGSVSHGVLKQAVCPVLTVK; this is translated from the coding sequence ATGCTGAAACGGATATTGGTTGCAGTGGACGGATCAGAACATGCACGGCGGGCGCTGGAGGCAGCGGCCGATCTGGCGGAAAGCCTGAAAGAGCCTGCACGGCTCACGCTTCTTCACGTCAATCCATCGGTATCCTTGAACGAGCCGGCGCTAGGCGTCGACCTGGATGCCCGGATTGCGGACGAAGGGCGGCAGGTGGTGGATGCACTTCAAGAACGGTTATCAAAACGGTCGGTGGCATATGAAACGCTTTTGACAGGCGGAGACCCCGTGGCTGAGATTTGCCGTGTTGCCGGCGAACAAGCATATGACTTGATCGTGATGGGAACCGGCGGCAAAAAGCGGCTTTCGGAAATGATTATGGGCAGCGTAAGCCATGGCGTGTTGAAGCAGGCGGTTTGCCCGGTGCTTACCGTCAAATAA
- a CDS encoding DUF523 domain-containing protein: protein MKYLVSSCLAGVACRYNGTASLDEKIQELVEREEAKMLCPELLGGFSTPREPAEIIGGNGRDVLAGTAKVIEKSGTDVTELYVKGAYETLDWARKLGVTCVVLKEFSPSCGSQIIYDGTFGNEKIPGEGVTAALLRQEGYTVISENEFMADL, encoded by the coding sequence ATGAAATATTTAGTGAGCTCTTGTCTCGCGGGCGTTGCTTGTCGTTACAATGGTACGGCGAGTCTGGACGAGAAAATTCAAGAACTGGTGGAACGGGAAGAGGCTAAGATGCTGTGTCCTGAATTGCTTGGCGGTTTTTCGACCCCGCGGGAACCGGCTGAAATTATCGGCGGGAACGGCAGGGACGTGCTGGCAGGCACGGCCAAGGTGATCGAGAAGAGCGGCACCGACGTCACGGAGCTTTACGTCAAAGGCGCTTACGAAACGTTGGACTGGGCCCGGAAGCTCGGCGTGACCTGCGTGGTTCTGAAAGAGTTCAGTCCGTCTTGCGGCTCGCAGATAATCTATGACGGCACGTTCGGCAACGAAAAGATTCCGGGCGAAGGCGTGACAGCTGCTTTGCTTCGTCAGGAAGGGTATACTGTCATTTCCGAAAATGAATTTATGGCTGACCTATGA
- a CDS encoding MarR family transcriptional regulator, which yields MNKRIVQELEQQGVNGIVPSHGDILIFLYREEALSIKMLAERVHRTQPTVTVLVNKLEKLGFVERSKSAEDSRVTMIRLTEQGRRLEPIFVQISEQIKEMVYGGLTEEQAEQLENLLGSILREM from the coding sequence GTGAACAAACGCATCGTGCAAGAACTGGAGCAGCAGGGCGTGAATGGCATAGTGCCATCCCATGGGGATATCCTGATCTTCCTTTATCGGGAAGAGGCCCTGTCCATCAAAATGCTGGCCGAGCGGGTTCATCGTACGCAGCCCACCGTGACCGTGCTTGTCAACAAGTTGGAGAAGCTGGGTTTCGTGGAGCGCAGCAAGAGTGCCGAGGACAGCCGGGTGACGATGATCCGACTGACTGAACAAGGAAGAAGGCTGGAGCCGATCTTCGTGCAAATTTCCGAACAGATTAAAGAGATGGTATACGGCGGTTTGACGGAAGAGCAAGCGGAACAGCTGGAAAACTTGCTCGGCAGCATCCTTCGAGAGATGTAA
- a CDS encoding NAD(P)H-dependent oxidoreductase, with translation MESTTPLNRKEEILKAYHFRHATKRFDPNRKISKEDFEFILETGRLSPSSVGSEPWKFVIVQNPALRERMVEFSSGGKGQFPTASHLVVFLARTDVRYDSAHLEYICKEIKGMDQETYERIPAAYRTFQQNKGILDSERTLFDWASKQTYIALGNMMTAAALIGIDSCPIEGFNQEETRRIFAEEGLLEDGVWDVSVMAAFGYRAEEPKYGKTRQSLEQVTHWIE, from the coding sequence GTGGAATCGACGACACCATTAAATAGAAAAGAAGAAATTTTGAAGGCGTACCATTTCCGGCACGCGACCAAACGTTTTGACCCGAATCGCAAAATTTCGAAAGAAGATTTCGAATTCATTTTGGAAACGGGGAGGTTATCCCCAAGCTCCGTCGGCTCCGAGCCTTGGAAATTCGTCATCGTGCAAAATCCGGCGCTGCGCGAGCGCATGGTCGAGTTTTCGAGCGGCGGCAAAGGGCAATTCCCGACTGCGAGCCATCTCGTCGTTTTCCTGGCGCGTACGGACGTGCGTTATGACTCGGCGCATCTGGAATACATTTGCAAGGAAATCAAAGGCATGGACCAGGAAACCTATGAGCGCATTCCGGCAGCATACCGCACGTTCCAGCAAAACAAAGGCATTCTGGACAGCGAGCGGACATTGTTCGACTGGGCGTCCAAACAGACGTATATTGCGCTGGGCAACATGATGACCGCAGCAGCCCTCATCGGCATCGATTCCTGCCCCATCGAAGGATTCAATCAGGAGGAGACCCGCCGCATCTTTGCCGAGGAAGGTTTGCTGGAAGACGGCGTATGGGACGTTTCCGTCATGGCGGCCTTCGGGTATCGTGCAGAGGAACCGAAATACGGCAAAACGAGACAGTCGCTGGAGCAGGTTACGCACTGGATCGAATAA
- a CDS encoding MFS transporter: MKRESSLPDELPSSRGGLLSQPRAVWAVAFACVISFMGLGLVDPILPAIANQLHASKSQVSLLFTSYNAVTGIAMLITGVVSSRIGVKWTLLGGILLIVAFSALGGTSDTVATLVGYRGGWGLGNALFIATALSAIVGLSTSGTAKAIILYEAALGLGIAVGPLLGGELGSISWRGPFFGVAVLMTIAFISIMFMLPKMAKPKTRSSLSDPFKALGYPSLKTLAITAFLYNFGFFTLMAYSPYVMNLDEHGLGYVFFGWGLALAITSVFVAPRVQRRFGSVPSMSVMLTLFALDLLVMAIGTVMGSPTTVIVAVIVAGIFLGINNTLITTAVMEAAPVERSVASAAYSFVRFMGGALAPWLAGKLSEWFLPETPFYFGALMVLVGVVVLLVRRRHLSGIDDAITHH, from the coding sequence ATGAAAAGAGAATCTTCACTGCCGGACGAGCTGCCGTCATCGCGCGGAGGCTTGCTGTCCCAGCCGAGAGCGGTCTGGGCCGTTGCTTTTGCCTGTGTCATTTCCTTTATGGGACTTGGTTTGGTGGACCCGATTTTGCCGGCCATCGCCAACCAGCTGCATGCGTCCAAAAGCCAGGTATCGCTGTTGTTTACAAGTTATAACGCGGTGACCGGTATCGCGATGTTAATTACGGGCGTAGTATCCAGCCGGATCGGCGTCAAATGGACGCTGCTGGGCGGCATTCTGCTCATCGTTGCGTTCTCGGCACTTGGCGGCACGTCGGATACGGTCGCTACGCTGGTTGGGTATCGCGGCGGCTGGGGTCTTGGCAATGCGCTGTTCATCGCGACCGCATTGTCGGCCATCGTAGGATTGTCCACATCGGGCACGGCCAAGGCCATCATTTTATATGAAGCAGCGCTCGGTCTCGGTATTGCGGTCGGTCCGCTGCTGGGCGGCGAGCTTGGATCGATTTCGTGGCGCGGGCCGTTCTTTGGCGTGGCCGTCCTGATGACGATTGCGTTTATCAGCATTATGTTCATGCTGCCTAAAATGGCGAAGCCCAAAACGCGCAGCTCCTTGTCCGATCCGTTCAAGGCGCTCGGTTATCCGTCGCTCAAAACGTTGGCGATCACCGCGTTTTTGTATAACTTCGGGTTCTTTACATTGATGGCTTATTCACCTTATGTCATGAATTTGGATGAGCATGGTCTTGGTTATGTGTTCTTTGGTTGGGGACTGGCGCTGGCCATAACATCCGTATTCGTCGCACCGCGGGTGCAGCGACGTTTCGGTTCCGTACCGTCGATGAGCGTAATGCTCACCCTGTTTGCCCTTGATTTGCTGGTTATGGCGATCGGTACGGTTATGGGATCTCCCACTACCGTCATTGTTGCGGTTATCGTTGCGGGTATTTTCCTGGGTATCAATAATACGCTGATCACCACGGCCGTTATGGAAGCTGCACCGGTCGAACGGTCCGTAGCTTCTGCGGCATACAGCTTCGTTCGTTTCATGGGCGGTGCGCTCGCTCCTTGGCTGGCGGGCAAACTGTCCGAGTGGTTCCTGCCGGAAACGCCGTTCTATTTCGGGGCATTGATGGTTCTGGTGGGCGTGGTCGTATTGCTTGTTCGTCGTCGGCATCTGAGCGGCATCGATGATGCCATTACGCATCATTAA
- a CDS encoding MerR family transcriptional regulator — protein sequence MDLYKIDEVAKECGLTKRTIRYYEEIGVMPSPQRTEGGTRLYSRQDIDYLKKVVRAKEVLGFSLQELHAYVATADVLNEQRSEYRQSTEVRERIDKLERIENTLNDQLQLIEQKLISIHAVQGELQELRERVRNGLHRLRDEEAAMSDS from the coding sequence ATGGATTTGTATAAGATTGATGAGGTTGCGAAGGAATGCGGCCTGACCAAGCGTACGATCCGATATTACGAAGAGATCGGCGTCATGCCTTCACCTCAGCGGACCGAAGGTGGTACGCGGTTATACAGCAGGCAGGATATCGATTATCTCAAAAAAGTCGTACGTGCCAAAGAGGTGCTTGGCTTCTCGCTTCAAGAGCTGCATGCTTATGTGGCCACGGCGGACGTGCTGAATGAACAGCGTTCTGAATATCGGCAATCGACGGAGGTGCGGGAGCGCATTGACAAGCTGGAACGCATCGAGAATACGTTGAACGACCAGCTGCAGTTGATTGAGCAGAAGCTGATCAGCATTCATGCCGTGCAAGGCGAGCTTCAGGAATTGCGCGAACGGGTCCGAAACGGGCTGCATCGACTGCGAGATGAAGAAGCTGCAATGTCGGATTCATAG
- a CDS encoding metalloregulator ArsR/SmtB family transcription factor, with the protein MEQPVKAPAECDATCFGTEADMQGIRASLIDRETSSEMADWFKAFSDPTRLRIIDALLQKELCVHDLTVLLDMGQSAISHQLRSLRNMRIVKRRKEGKTVFYSLDDTHIEQIFLQTLQHIKHG; encoded by the coding sequence ATGGAACAACCAGTCAAAGCCCCGGCTGAATGCGACGCAACCTGCTTCGGCACAGAAGCGGATATGCAAGGCATTCGTGCCTCGCTGATTGATCGGGAAACGTCTTCCGAAATGGCAGATTGGTTCAAGGCGTTCAGCGATCCGACGCGCCTACGTATTATTGATGCACTGCTGCAGAAGGAATTATGTGTGCACGATCTGACGGTACTGCTCGATATGGGACAATCGGCCATCTCGCACCAGCTGCGATCCCTCCGCAACATGCGGATTGTCAAACGGCGTAAAGAAGGCAAAACCGTGTTTTATTCTCTGGACGATACACATATCGAGCAGATTTTCCTGCAGACGCTTCAGCATATCAAGCACGGCTAG
- a CDS encoding glyoxalase has product MSFLFSGIDHVQLAAPAGCEPEVRHFFTGILGWDEIPKPEILKKRGGVWFQCGVQQVHIGVQNDFVPAKKAHPAFYVKGLRALRDHLIQQNVHILDDDARSDEGVARFYVNDPFGNRLEFMEHSS; this is encoded by the coding sequence ATGTCATTTCTATTTTCAGGAATCGATCATGTTCAATTAGCCGCTCCCGCAGGCTGCGAGCCCGAAGTACGCCATTTTTTCACAGGAATATTGGGCTGGGATGAAATCCCGAAACCCGAGATTTTAAAGAAGCGCGGCGGCGTATGGTTCCAATGCGGCGTTCAGCAGGTGCACATCGGTGTTCAGAATGACTTTGTTCCTGCAAAGAAGGCACATCCGGCCTTTTATGTGAAGGGTTTGCGTGCCTTGCGTGATCATCTCATCCAGCAAAATGTTCACATCCTTGATGACGATGCTCGTTCCGATGAAGGTGTAGCCCGGTTCTACGTGAATGATCCTTTCGGCAATCGGCTCGAATTTATGGAGCATTCATCTTGA
- a CDS encoding NAD(P)H-dependent oxidoreductase, with the protein MKHLIVYAHPHTDSFNKAILNTTVDVLESKGHEVVVRDLYALNFQPVLKAEDTLAMRAGQTPEDIAAEQKYITDADVITMIYPIWWTGLPAIIKGYIDRVFAFGFAYGANETGIVKLLTGKKGFIINTHGTPKEIYDQIGMTDALKMTSDTGIYDFVGIEPVGHILLGGVGNVDEAAHAAMLEEVKQTIQAAF; encoded by the coding sequence ATGAAACATCTGATCGTATATGCACACCCGCACACGGACAGCTTCAATAAAGCCATTCTGAATACTACGGTAGATGTATTGGAATCCAAGGGGCACGAGGTCGTCGTGCGCGATCTGTACGCGCTGAACTTCCAACCTGTATTGAAAGCCGAAGATACCCTAGCCATGCGTGCGGGACAGACACCCGAGGATATCGCTGCCGAGCAAAAATACATCACGGATGCAGACGTCATCACAATGATCTATCCTATATGGTGGACAGGGCTTCCGGCTATCATCAAAGGGTACATTGACCGCGTGTTTGCTTTTGGTTTCGCGTATGGAGCAAATGAGACGGGCATCGTCAAACTGTTGACAGGCAAAAAAGGGTTCATCATCAACACGCACGGTACACCGAAGGAAATTTATGACCAGATCGGCATGACAGACGCCTTGAAAATGACTTCCGATACAGGCATCTACGACTTTGTCGGTATCGAACCTGTTGGGCATATCCTTTTGGGCGGGGTCGGCAACGTGGACGAAGCGGCTCATGCAGCCATGCTGGAAGAGGTAAAACAAACCATTCAGGCTGCCTTCTAA
- a CDS encoding SdpI family protein has product MGGIIGIIVGVCFFVMGLMLYKKPPKQINGIYGYRTPRSMSDLELWHEAQRYSSNLMMQFGVIMAAFGVLGFWFTDMQALVLSLGAIIFYTVRMFMKVEGRLKEMQQSNKK; this is encoded by the coding sequence GTGGGAGGAATTATTGGAATCATCGTTGGCGTTTGTTTTTTTGTGATGGGGCTTATGTTGTACAAAAAACCGCCGAAACAAATCAACGGCATATACGGTTACCGTACGCCTCGTTCCATGAGCGATCTGGAGCTGTGGCATGAGGCGCAGCGATACAGCTCCAATTTGATGATGCAGTTCGGCGTAATCATGGCTGCATTTGGCGTGCTCGGATTTTGGTTTACCGACATGCAGGCTTTGGTGCTGAGCTTGGGTGCGATTATTTTTTACACGGTGAGAATGTTCATGAAGGTCGAAGGCCGCCTGAAAGAAATGCAGCAATCGAATAAGAAATAA
- a CDS encoding ArsR family transcriptional regulator, which yields MEPILIYKALSNETRRQILEWLKQPEEHFSPAELSTHPDGGKNGICVGTIQMKAGLAQSVISSYLLTMLKAGLLLSERRGQWTYYRRNEETIREFAEYVQHKL from the coding sequence ATGGAACCAATACTCATTTACAAAGCATTGTCGAACGAAACGCGCAGACAAATTTTGGAGTGGCTCAAGCAACCGGAGGAGCACTTCTCGCCAGCGGAGCTGTCTACGCATCCCGATGGAGGGAAGAACGGAATCTGCGTGGGGACCATTCAGATGAAGGCCGGTTTGGCCCAGTCCGTCATATCCAGCTATCTGCTTACCATGCTCAAGGCTGGGTTGCTGTTGTCGGAGCGAAGAGGCCAATGGACCTACTATCGCCGCAACGAGGAGACCATCCGCGAATTTGCCGAATATGTGCAGCACAAGCTGTAA
- a CDS encoding AI-2E family transporter, which yields MEQPRVWPDRFKRFFLNNKFVLFLLVLLLIGLNVMVLNKVSFVLHPFAVLLKTIVLPIILSGILYYLLNPIVDLMERWKIGRGWSILILYLAIAGVLTVIILAVIPVLRNQIMGLIANFPTYSENVRVQFEELTGSQLFYQLQDAVNWNSTDWWSTVTKKATEILNHTWTRIGGFLGAFTEVVLSIVTVPFILFYLLKDGKKLPGKILSFLPVQSRPGAMHVLHDINHQISSFIRGQIIVSFCIGVLLYIGYMIIGLDYALILAIIASFTSVVPYLGPAIAITPALIVALVTSPVMLLKMVAVWTIVQLIEGKFISPQIMGKTLKIHPITIIFVILTSGNLFGVVGVLLAVPGYAVLKVCVSHVFNWFKDRSGLYDPKDGNPV from the coding sequence ATGGAGCAACCACGCGTGTGGCCTGACCGATTCAAGCGATTTTTTCTGAATAACAAGTTTGTCCTGTTTCTGCTGGTTTTGTTGCTGATCGGACTGAATGTGATGGTGCTGAACAAAGTATCCTTCGTCCTTCATCCGTTTGCGGTACTTCTCAAAACGATCGTGCTGCCCATTATTTTGTCGGGAATTCTGTATTATCTGCTGAACCCGATCGTGGATCTGATGGAACGCTGGAAGATCGGTCGGGGGTGGAGTATCCTGATTCTTTATCTGGCCATTGCGGGCGTGCTCACGGTCATCATTTTGGCCGTCATTCCGGTGCTGCGCAATCAAATCATGGGGTTGATCGCCAACTTTCCGACGTACAGCGAGAACGTGCGCGTACAATTCGAGGAATTGACGGGCAGCCAGCTCTTTTACCAGCTGCAGGATGCCGTCAATTGGAATTCGACGGACTGGTGGAGCACCGTAACGAAGAAGGCAACCGAGATTCTGAACCATACCTGGACGCGTATTGGCGGGTTCCTGGGTGCGTTTACCGAAGTGGTGCTGTCCATCGTCACGGTTCCGTTCATCCTGTTTTATCTGCTGAAGGACGGCAAAAAGCTGCCCGGCAAAATTTTGTCCTTCCTGCCTGTCCAAAGCCGCCCCGGCGCGATGCACGTACTTCATGACATTAACCATCAGATCAGCTCGTTCATTCGCGGACAGATCATCGTCAGCTTCTGCATCGGCGTTCTGCTGTACATCGGTTATATGATCATTGGACTGGATTATGCACTCATTCTGGCCATCATCGCTTCGTTTACGAGCGTGGTGCCTTATCTCGGACCGGCCATCGCGATTACGCCTGCGTTGATCGTCGCCTTGGTGACTTCGCCGGTGATGCTGCTGAAGATGGTGGCGGTATGGACGATCGTGCAGTTGATCGAAGGCAAATTCATCTCGCCGCAAATCATGGGCAAAACGCTCAAAATTCACCCGATCACCATCATTTTCGTGATCCTGACTTCGGGCAACCTGTTCGGCGTCGTCGGCGTACTGCTTGCTGTTCCGGGGTATGCGGTGCTGAAAGTCTGCGTATCGCACGTATTTAACTGGTTCAAGGATAGATCCGGACTGTATGATCCGAAAGACGGCAACCCTGTTTAA
- a CDS encoding LLM class flavin-dependent oxidoreductase: MTTETNGSFNRKTIHDVKLSILDLAPVTEGATPADALRNSLDLAQHAERWGYHRYWVAEHHNMPGIASSATSVVIGYLAGGTKSIRLGSGGIMLPNHAPLVIAEQFGTLESLYPGRIDLGLGRAPGSDRRTTLALRRELNSGEDFPELLAELRAYFDASATSYHAPVRAVPGEGLNIPIYLLGSSDFSARLAGRLGLPFAFASHFSPDYTRVAIEAYRSSFQPSDVLSKPYVIAGVNAVLADTDEEAEWLSTTLLQQFLNIIRGTTGLVKPPADMEGKWTDREQAAVAQTLKAAVKGAPDTARGQLEQFIAQTQADELIVTSMIYDHQARLRSYELLAGLAGKI, from the coding sequence ATGACTACCGAAACCAACGGTTCGTTCAATAGAAAAACGATTCATGACGTTAAACTGTCCATTCTGGACCTTGCCCCGGTTACCGAGGGAGCGACGCCCGCAGATGCGCTGCGGAACAGCCTTGATCTGGCGCAGCACGCCGAACGCTGGGGTTATCACCGCTATTGGGTGGCAGAGCATCACAACATGCCGGGCATTGCCTCTTCCGCGACTTCGGTCGTCATCGGTTACCTCGCCGGCGGCACCAAGAGCATCCGTCTCGGATCAGGCGGCATCATGCTGCCGAACCATGCTCCGCTCGTCATCGCCGAGCAATTCGGCACGCTGGAATCGTTGTATCCGGGCCGGATTGACCTTGGCCTGGGACGCGCCCCGGGAAGCGACCGCCGCACAACGCTGGCGCTGCGCAGAGAGCTGAACAGCGGAGAAGATTTCCCGGAACTGCTCGCTGAACTTAGAGCTTATTTCGATGCATCGGCCACTTCCTATCATGCCCCGGTACGTGCCGTTCCTGGCGAAGGGCTGAACATTCCGATTTATTTGCTGGGTTCCAGCGATTTCAGCGCACGCCTGGCCGGAAGACTCGGATTGCCGTTTGCGTTTGCGAGCCACTTCTCCCCGGATTATACCCGGGTAGCGATTGAAGCATACCGCAGCAGCTTCCAGCCTTCGGACGTCTTGTCGAAGCCTTACGTCATCGCCGGCGTAAATGCCGTGCTGGCCGATACGGACGAAGAGGCGGAATGGCTCAGCACCACGCTGCTGCAGCAGTTCCTGAACATCATCCGCGGCACCACGGGTCTGGTCAAACCGCCAGCCGACATGGAGGGCAAATGGACGGATCGCGAGCAAGCGGCGGTAGCGCAAACGCTGAAAGCCGCGGTCAAAGGAGCGCCGGACACCGCGCGCGGCCAATTGGAACAGTTCATCGCCCAGACACAGGCGGACGAACTGATCGTGACGTCGATGATCTATGATCATCAGGCACGACTTCGTTCTTACGAACTGCTGGCCGGGCTGGCAGGCAAAATCTGA
- a CDS encoding heavy metal translocating P-type ATPase codes for MSTEQRLVKRELLLDGLDCANCALKIENGVKKIQGVSECSVNFVTKTLSMHTTSDMDEQVVEEAKRKVLRLEPHIRISEKGKAAGPTAGGVNSDLAGYSLSNQHAHGHEHGSCEGHDHDHHQGHAHDHGQGQAHQHDDSAGHAHAHAGHGHAGHSHEHGAGQTKVLLARLAAGSALVAAAVWSPLEGWAQLVLYIAAYLIAGGDIVLQAFKNMVRGQVFDEYFLMTVATLGAFAIGEYPEGVAVMLFYQLGELFQGMAVNRSRKSIQSLMDIRPDYANVLIGSGDETKRVSPEDVRIGDRIVVKAGEKVPLDGVVKAGSSMVDTSALTGESVPRELEPGSDVLSGFVNKNGMLTIEVTKTFGESTVSKILDLVQNASSRKAKTEHFISKFARYYTPAVVILAALIALVPPLLISGATFADWVYRALVFLVISCPCALVVSIPLGFFGGIGAASRNGILVKGSNYLEALNDVKLVVFDKTGTLTKGVFKVTDIRPEGERTKDALMELAAIAEAHSNHPIAESIRAAWGQEIRTHGVDGYDEIAGHGIRVQVDGREILAGNAKLMKQAGIPYKEPQSVGTIVHIAEEGQYAGHLVIADEVKDDAAEAIRSLKQLGIRKTVMLTGDAKAVGEAVGRELGVDEVHAELLPQHKVERLEQLEAEKHAKEKMIFVGDGINDTPVLARADVGVAMGGLGSDAAIEAADVVIMTDEPSRLASAIRIAKRTRMIVWQNIAFALGVKLIFLLLGVFGIATMWEAVFSDVGVTVLAVLNAMRVLRVKDI; via the coding sequence ATGTCGACCGAACAAAGGCTTGTCAAAAGGGAACTGTTGCTGGACGGTTTGGATTGCGCGAATTGTGCGCTCAAAATTGAGAATGGAGTCAAAAAAATTCAGGGCGTCAGCGAATGCTCCGTCAATTTTGTCACGAAAACCCTATCAATGCACACGACGTCCGACATGGATGAGCAGGTGGTTGAAGAAGCGAAACGCAAAGTGCTGAGACTGGAGCCGCACATCCGCATCTCGGAGAAAGGGAAAGCTGCCGGACCGACGGCGGGCGGAGTGAACTCTGACCTTGCCGGCTATTCGCTGTCGAATCAGCATGCTCATGGGCATGAGCACGGGAGCTGCGAGGGACATGATCACGACCATCACCAAGGGCACGCGCATGACCATGGGCAAGGCCAAGCACATCAGCATGATGATTCCGCCGGACACGCTCATGCTCATGCAGGCCATGGCCATGCGGGGCATTCTCACGAGCATGGTGCAGGGCAGACCAAGGTGCTGCTGGCTCGCCTAGCAGCTGGTTCCGCGCTGGTTGCCGCCGCCGTTTGGTCTCCGCTGGAGGGGTGGGCACAGCTGGTTTTGTATATTGCGGCCTACCTGATCGCCGGCGGAGATATCGTGCTTCAGGCATTCAAAAACATGGTGCGGGGGCAAGTGTTTGACGAATACTTCCTGATGACCGTTGCGACGCTGGGCGCATTCGCCATCGGGGAATACCCGGAAGGCGTTGCCGTCATGCTGTTTTATCAGCTTGGCGAGCTGTTCCAAGGAATGGCGGTCAATCGTTCCCGCAAATCCATCCAATCGCTGATGGACATCCGGCCCGATTATGCCAACGTGTTGATCGGATCGGGCGATGAAACCAAACGCGTCTCTCCGGAAGACGTACGCATCGGAGACCGGATCGTCGTCAAAGCCGGAGAGAAGGTGCCGCTGGACGGCGTCGTCAAAGCAGGAAGCTCCATGGTGGATACGTCGGCGCTTACGGGGGAGTCCGTTCCCCGCGAGTTAGAGCCCGGCAGCGACGTGCTCAGCGGTTTCGTGAACAAAAACGGCATGCTGACCATTGAGGTTACAAAGACGTTTGGCGAATCGACGGTATCGAAAATATTGGATCTGGTGCAGAACGCAAGCAGCCGGAAGGCGAAAACGGAGCATTTTATCAGCAAATTCGCCCGGTATTATACACCGGCTGTCGTCATACTCGCTGCCCTGATTGCATTGGTCCCGCCGCTGCTCATTAGCGGAGCGACGTTCGCGGACTGGGTGTACCGCGCTCTGGTCTTCCTGGTTATATCCTGTCCGTGCGCCCTCGTCGTTTCCATTCCGCTCGGATTTTTCGGCGGCATCGGGGCGGCTTCGCGCAACGGCATTCTGGTGAAGGGCAGCAACTATTTGGAAGCCCTGAACGACGTGAAGCTGGTGGTGTTCGACAAGACGGGCACATTGACCAAAGGTGTCTTCAAAGTTACGGACATTCGTCCGGAAGGAGAGCGCACGAAGGATGCCTTGATGGAACTGGCTGCCATTGCCGAAGCTCATTCCAATCATCCGATTGCGGAATCGATCCGCGCTGCATGGGGGCAGGAGATTCGCACTCACGGCGTAGACGGATACGACGAGATTGCCGGACATGGCATCCGCGTTCAGGTCGATGGCCGCGAGATTCTGGCCGGCAACGCCAAGCTAATGAAGCAGGCGGGCATTCCGTATAAGGAACCCCAATCCGTCGGCACCATTGTGCATATTGCCGAAGAGGGGCAGTATGCCGGACATCTGGTGATTGCGGATGAAGTGAAGGACGATGCGGCTGAAGCGATCCGTTCCCTGAAGCAGCTGGGCATTCGCAAAACCGTCATGCTGACCGGTGACGCCAAAGCCGTAGGCGAAGCGGTGGGACGTGAGCTGGGCGTGGATGAAGTTCATGCCGAGCTGCTGCCCCAGCATAAGGTTGAGCGGCTGGAGCAACTTGAGGCGGAGAAACACGCCAAAGAGAAAATGATCTTTGTTGGCGACGGCATCAACGATACGCCCGTTCTGGCCCGGGCTGACGTCGGCGTAGCGATGGGCGGCCTCGGATCGGATGCAGCCATCGAAGCGGCGGATGTGGTCATTATGACGGATGAGCCGTCCCGACTGGCGAGTGCCATCCGCATCGCCAAGCGCACGCGGATGATCGTGTGGCAGAACATTGCTTTTGCGCTCGGGGTAAAATTGATTTTCCTGCTGCTCGGCGTATTCGGCATTGCCACGATGTGGGAGGCGGTATTCTCTGATGTAGGCGTGACCGTGCTGGCCGTGTTAAACGCCATGCGTGTGCTGCGGGTGAAAGACATTTGA